A single genomic interval of Oncorhynchus mykiss isolate Arlee chromosome 13, USDA_OmykA_1.1, whole genome shotgun sequence harbors:
- the LOC118936522 gene encoding urotensin-2 receptor-like has protein sequence MNSNLSPTMNQSQTPIVTSISPQSGHGSGGSGGVSGGGSSGGGGLWVTSLLGATLLIMLAMGVAGNIYTLFIMRSAALRRSGSMYVYILNLALADLLYLSTIPFVICTYFAHDWLFGEAGCRVLLSLDLLTMHASVFVLVAMSLERYRAVAKPFGARRSSTRGRKVVAAVIWCAAFVLTLPMMIMIRLREGKWNAAGNAKRICYPTWTQEAFKAYLTALFLTSVLVPGLVIVGLYAGLARRYWTAQASLGRSSRSARRRGLKQKVVTMIFCIIVAYWVCFLPFWGWQLAQLFSPQSLRALSPATHSYMNFFVTCLTYGNSCINPLLYTLLTRNYKDYLAQKGQSTGSSRGDPAAGAPLQDL, from the coding sequence ATGAACTCAAACCTTTCCCCAACGATGAACCAGAGCCAGACACCCATCGTGACCTCCATCTCACCCCAGTCAGGGCATGGTTCTGGGGGCTCGGGCGGTGTCTCTGGAGGGGGTAGCTCCGGGGGTGGGGGTTTGTGGGTGACCTCTCTCCTCGGCGCTACCCTCCTAATCATGCTCGCCATGGGGGTGGCGGGTAACATCTACACCCTCTTCATCATGCGTTCCGCGGCTCTCCGCCGATCCGGCTCTATGTACGTCTATATACTCAACCTTGCCCTCGCcgacctcctctacctctctacgATCCCATTCGTCATCTGCACCTACTTTGCTCACGATTGGTTGTTCGGCGAGGCCGGTTGCCGGGTCCTCCTGAGTCTCGATCTCCTCACCATGCACGCCAGCGTCTTCGTCCTGGTCGCCATGTCGTTGGAGCGCTACCGGGCCGTGGCGAAGCCGTTTGGCGCCCGGCGATCCAGCACGCGAGGACGGAAGGTAGTGGCGGCCGTCATCTGGTGCGCGGCGTTTGTCCTGACACTACCCATGATGATTATGATACGGCTGAGGGAAGGGAAGTGGAACGCGGCCGGGAACGCCAAGCGGATCTGTTACCCGACGTGGACCCAAGAGGCCTTCAAGGCCTACCTCACCGCCCTGTTCCTGACCAGCGTCCTCGTACCCGGTTTAGTCATTGTTGGTCTCTACGCTGGCCTAGCACGTCGCTATTGGACTGCTCAGGCTAGCTTGGGACGAAGCAGCCGTTCAGCGAGAAGACGAGGCTTAAAACAAAAGGTTGTAACAATGATTTTTTGTATCATTGTAGCGTACTGGGTGTGTTTCCTGCCTTTCTGGGGGTGGCAGTTGGCACAGTTATTTTCCCCACAGTCCCTCAGGGCTCTGTCTCCTGCCACTCACAGTTACATGAATTTCTTTGTAACGTGTCTGACCTATGGGAATAGCTGCATTAACCCTTTGTTGTACACCCTCCTGACCCGGAACTATAAGGACTATCTGGCTCAGAAGGGTCAGAGCACAGGGTCAAGTAGGGGAGACCCGGCAGCCGGAGCACCCCTACAGGATCTGTAA